In one window of Erwinia tasmaniensis Et1/99 DNA:
- the aroG gene encoding 3-deoxy-7-phosphoheptulonate synthase AroG — MNYQNDDLRIKEIKELLPPVALFEKFPATEKAAATVSSARQSIHQILQKQDDRLLVVIGPCSIHDSVAAKEYASRLQVLREELKDSLEVVMRVYFEKPRTTVGWKGLINDPHMDGSFDINDGLRIARQLLVEINDIGLPTAGEFLDMITPQYVADLMSWGAIGARTTESQVHRELSSGLSCPVGFKNGTDGTIKVAIDAIGAANAPHCFLSVTKYGHSAIVETSGNSDCHIILRGGKEPNYSAHHVSEVKTGLQKAGLPTQVMIDFSHANSSKQFKKQLTVADNVAQQIAEGEQAIIGVMIESHLVEGNQSLESGEELVYGMSVTDGCIGWEDTEAVLRQLALAVNSRRK, encoded by the coding sequence ATGAATTATCAGAACGATGACTTAAGAATCAAAGAGATAAAGGAATTACTTCCTCCGGTTGCTCTTTTCGAGAAATTTCCTGCCACGGAAAAGGCGGCTGCAACAGTCTCCTCAGCCCGTCAGTCTATCCATCAGATCTTACAAAAACAAGACGACAGGCTACTTGTAGTCATTGGCCCATGCTCAATCCACGATAGCGTCGCGGCGAAAGAGTACGCCAGCCGCCTTCAGGTCCTGCGTGAAGAGCTGAAGGATTCACTTGAGGTGGTGATGCGTGTTTATTTTGAAAAACCGCGTACTACCGTAGGTTGGAAGGGGCTAATCAACGATCCGCATATGGATGGCAGTTTCGACATTAACGACGGTCTGCGCATCGCCCGTCAGCTGCTGGTAGAGATTAACGACATCGGCCTGCCGACTGCCGGCGAATTTCTTGACATGATCACGCCGCAGTACGTAGCCGATCTGATGAGCTGGGGCGCTATTGGCGCGCGTACTACCGAGTCGCAGGTACATCGCGAGCTATCTTCCGGCCTGTCATGCCCTGTAGGGTTCAAAAACGGCACTGATGGAACCATCAAGGTAGCCATCGATGCGATCGGAGCAGCCAACGCGCCGCACTGCTTCCTGTCGGTGACGAAATACGGTCATTCTGCCATCGTCGAAACCAGTGGAAACTCGGACTGCCACATCATTCTGCGCGGAGGTAAAGAGCCAAACTACAGTGCGCATCATGTCAGTGAGGTGAAAACCGGCCTGCAGAAAGCAGGGCTTCCGACGCAGGTGATGATCGATTTCAGTCATGCAAACAGCAGTAAGCAGTTTAAAAAACAGCTTACCGTTGCTGATAATGTCGCGCAGCAGATTGCTGAAGGTGAGCAGGCGATTATCGGCGTTATGATTGAAAGCCATTTGGTCGAAGGCAACCAGAGCCTTGAGAGCGGAGAAGAACTTGTTTACGGCATGAGCGTAACCGACGGTTGTATCGGTTGGGAAGATACTGAAGCCGTACTGCGGCAGCTGGCTCTGGCGGTTAATAGCCGGCGTAAGTAA
- a CDS encoding RHS repeat-associated core domain-containing protein, giving the protein MEDITKKNENININIQQDNFISACMSGVDPRNGVFNHATTIFDYSSVISEAKFSFVLNYNSKAIYADQGYGYGFTDNLSRYDEKKKILTLSSGQVYSILNDSEDKQPVLIDYNFESFTFTKVRINSLPNIRCIYYIKHMDGVVEKLENRDLQGITQDCFVPTVIYHGIISEIIMRWDYSDGIPYLQAVMEKNSDVGKNKYLLVFTKIDESERKIRVFEDESYGYDVLLRKNKKNLLFLIRNYGFDNSGKYCWDFKYSNKQGKGRLLIEIDYPCGRKDRVEYIRARDKFNSHLVGDLKLYKVRRYFITPYPDSAAKKIVTQYTFNLSQNDMRYSSIEEYMDLKFRVIKIIHRNYNKFHLLVAETTEMGLAITEVVYTYENCDEGKALSQQPCNYQCITEINKISTDKAIVKNNQRHEVANMSYDERGNLTRQIDNDITIFFTYIYKVNNSGKVVDIPNGMSLMKSIEIMYLKSPGNNIIKEYEYELFLSPDSPLGKNEKISTYKLVPVREETRINNILIKSTSFEYFKLISRKAQIGKLKSLSIQLFDKLIVKNLNWSGEYYNSELILYIKTEVKGLVINEVIVWDVVTGLLKSSIDSLNRKCEYKKDKVGRVLSEKIISNIHDKVKSKVFEYKYEYKIDNAIGGFVYEKKTTDLHNRSIYERYDGLGRLQSVAMSKIEGEREKILHAYKYDDLSRLDYEEHFSYGKDERFSYISIYSYDDWGYIKSIKHNDGVEENIVTDVINRTKAHWLAYGNEIINETLITFDKNNEPISYRRFFLNGEYLQVTIERDFCGRMVKYHDEIGNITQYEYDLFDRINKIHFPDDSEIIKEYNKYSDDHLIEKLVFRSSDGNELDIGTQSFDELNRLIESKSYGVITKYTYSLHYPLPDMTFFTDGTSHIYKNDYGLQDNVLSVIDNKNKFSKTFKYSELDGSLIESKFVTPRDIYIEKINENVKENSVTIKTKFIHDGRVIDLLYRQIDNYNNEGIYKIIDETNAEYLYLRDGFGRIKEMRSGETITEISYDIFSRISQISECDADSKSVIEYVYDEFSREKTRRVSLFFERGNGEKFINNPDVIFSIYSNYYNNNLIKSRIIEQYKKDKKIEVRKEYFNYDIMNRISFYECNGTSAIKGEGKKAIKSIGYSYDEVGNISYTDTAHTDGSKVRLSFHYKENNPFLLSWVQNESTLDITQNEFNSLGFLINKTYTKRVNADFSTKLNVDFYYNIFFNLSSVRNTTSGTNTRPESQNIVYRYGASEKIFFRKSVADKAKKEEVFTHRGYGDEIVNLIDFKDQSKYKKIYSLYGAAKKIVQKTDDHSINSTILTNDSGSPIYTIRYWNGKYVSSTYSSVGVYGSTEEKEMQPGLNGCLYDGENGSYLLGPRLYDPYTMRFTTPDSLSPFDGGNINPYIFCNNNPVNSNDSTGYITWESWRRIVYTGAVMSIATGIITLGFSIAMSSVLMSAVSIMQIVGGAMTIFDIKNHDNSGLVVHGIYTVLDMGLSLFSMHKIFKLPLSKNLNRIFDLNRSLKKIRTLPVNKNRKKLSGINYLGRGVSVFTDSYKQKPRLNIYSHGKKTALIETRIDKSGKIREVGRMSSKSLDDLLNNSGGIKYDDYASIRLIACHSGDSRYFKSALGYDMHQITGLPVKAFHGKVTIFGIPPETLQSYFERFSSDPHSLHNIRKMFSSDFKIVHDSNYSPRYFS; this is encoded by the coding sequence ATGGAAGATATTACAAAAAAAAATGAAAACATCAATATTAACATACAGCAAGATAATTTTATTAGTGCCTGCATGTCTGGCGTCGATCCCAGAAATGGGGTGTTTAATCATGCTACCACTATTTTTGACTATAGCTCCGTTATTTCAGAGGCCAAGTTTTCGTTTGTTCTGAACTATAATTCAAAAGCGATATACGCCGATCAGGGATATGGCTATGGCTTTACGGATAATTTGTCACGCTACGATGAAAAGAAAAAAATACTGACCCTTTCATCCGGGCAGGTTTACAGTATTCTGAATGACAGTGAAGATAAACAGCCTGTACTGATTGATTATAATTTCGAAAGCTTCACTTTTACCAAAGTAAGGATAAATAGCCTTCCAAATATACGATGTATATATTATATAAAACATATGGATGGTGTAGTAGAAAAACTTGAAAATAGAGACTTACAGGGTATAACACAAGACTGTTTCGTTCCAACTGTTATCTATCATGGGATAATAAGCGAAATAATTATGCGTTGGGATTACTCAGACGGCATTCCGTACTTACAAGCGGTGATGGAAAAAAATTCTGACGTAGGTAAAAACAAATATCTTTTGGTTTTTACGAAAATTGATGAAAGTGAGAGAAAAATTCGTGTCTTCGAGGATGAGAGTTATGGATATGATGTGCTTTTAAGGAAAAATAAAAAAAATCTCCTTTTCCTGATTAGAAACTATGGGTTCGACAACAGCGGTAAATATTGTTGGGATTTCAAATACTCGAATAAACAGGGTAAAGGGAGGCTGTTGATCGAAATAGACTATCCATGCGGAAGAAAAGACAGGGTTGAGTATATAAGAGCCAGAGATAAATTTAACTCACACTTAGTTGGAGACCTGAAATTATATAAGGTAAGGCGATATTTTATCACTCCTTATCCTGATAGCGCAGCTAAAAAAATTGTTACACAGTATACCTTTAATCTTTCCCAAAACGACATGCGCTACTCTTCTATAGAAGAGTATATGGATTTGAAATTCAGAGTTATTAAAATAATCCACAGGAACTATAACAAGTTCCATTTATTGGTCGCTGAAACTACAGAAATGGGATTAGCAATAACTGAAGTCGTTTATACTTACGAAAACTGTGATGAAGGTAAAGCGTTATCACAACAACCATGCAATTATCAATGTATTACTGAAATAAATAAAATATCAACAGATAAAGCAATTGTTAAAAATAACCAGAGGCATGAAGTGGCTAATATGTCATATGACGAAAGAGGGAATCTGACGAGACAGATAGATAATGATATAACAATTTTTTTTACATATATATATAAAGTGAATAATTCCGGTAAAGTAGTCGACATCCCGAACGGGATGAGTTTGATGAAATCAATCGAGATAATGTATCTTAAAAGCCCAGGTAATAATATCATTAAGGAATATGAATACGAGTTATTTTTAAGTCCTGATAGCCCTCTTGGAAAGAACGAAAAGATCTCAACCTATAAGTTAGTTCCTGTGAGGGAAGAAACACGAATTAATAATATACTCATCAAATCTACTTCATTTGAATATTTTAAGCTTATTTCTCGTAAGGCTCAGATTGGAAAACTAAAGTCATTATCTATTCAATTATTTGATAAGCTTATTGTGAAAAATTTAAACTGGTCTGGAGAATACTATAACAGTGAGTTGATCTTATATATAAAAACGGAAGTTAAGGGCTTAGTCATCAATGAGGTAATAGTTTGGGATGTCGTTACAGGACTGCTCAAAAGTTCTATTGATAGCTTAAATAGAAAGTGCGAGTATAAAAAAGATAAAGTGGGAAGAGTGCTTAGTGAAAAAATAATATCTAATATTCATGATAAGGTGAAGTCAAAAGTATTCGAATATAAGTATGAATATAAAATAGATAACGCAATCGGAGGTTTTGTTTATGAGAAAAAGACAACTGATTTACATAATAGGTCTATTTATGAAAGATATGATGGTCTGGGCAGGTTACAATCTGTCGCCATGAGTAAAATTGAAGGTGAGCGGGAAAAAATACTGCATGCATATAAATATGATGATCTTTCCAGGCTTGATTATGAAGAGCATTTTTCATATGGAAAAGATGAAAGGTTTAGCTATATAAGCATCTATTCTTATGACGACTGGGGATATATAAAGTCGATAAAGCATAACGACGGTGTTGAAGAAAATATTGTGACAGATGTTATTAATAGAACTAAAGCACACTGGTTAGCATACGGGAATGAGATTATAAATGAAACATTGATTACTTTTGATAAAAATAATGAGCCGATAAGCTACAGGCGATTTTTTCTGAACGGAGAATATTTACAGGTTACGATTGAACGGGACTTTTGTGGCAGGATGGTAAAATATCATGATGAAATCGGTAATATAACACAATATGAGTACGACCTTTTTGATAGAATTAACAAAATACACTTCCCTGACGATTCAGAGATAATCAAAGAATATAATAAATATTCAGATGATCATCTTATAGAAAAATTAGTATTCAGGTCGTCAGATGGGAATGAATTAGATATTGGGACTCAATCTTTTGACGAATTAAATCGGCTGATTGAAAGTAAATCGTATGGTGTAATAACCAAATATACCTACTCACTACACTATCCTCTTCCAGACATGACCTTTTTTACAGATGGCACCAGTCATATCTATAAGAATGATTACGGCTTACAGGACAACGTATTATCTGTTATTGACAATAAAAATAAATTTTCTAAGACATTCAAATACTCGGAATTAGATGGGTCCCTTATAGAGTCTAAATTCGTGACGCCTCGTGATATATATATTGAAAAAATTAACGAGAATGTGAAGGAAAACAGCGTCACTATAAAAACCAAGTTTATTCACGATGGCAGAGTTATTGATTTGTTGTACAGGCAGATAGATAATTATAACAACGAAGGTATCTATAAAATTATTGATGAGACGAATGCCGAATATTTATATTTACGTGATGGCTTTGGAAGAATAAAAGAAATGAGATCAGGGGAAACGATAACGGAGATCTCGTACGATATATTTAGTAGGATAAGTCAGATAAGTGAATGTGATGCTGATAGTAAATCTGTAATTGAATATGTTTATGACGAATTCAGCCGGGAGAAAACACGCAGAGTCTCTCTTTTTTTTGAGAGGGGAAATGGTGAAAAGTTTATAAATAACCCGGATGTCATATTTTCAATTTACTCAAATTATTATAATAATAACTTAATAAAATCCAGAATCATAGAGCAGTACAAAAAAGATAAAAAAATAGAAGTCAGGAAAGAGTACTTTAACTATGACATTATGAATCGGATAAGCTTTTATGAATGTAACGGCACTTCAGCTATAAAAGGTGAGGGTAAAAAAGCGATAAAATCTATAGGCTATTCATACGATGAGGTAGGAAATATCTCTTACACCGATACTGCCCACACGGATGGGAGTAAAGTTCGCCTGTCATTCCACTATAAGGAAAATAACCCTTTTTTATTGAGTTGGGTCCAGAATGAAAGCACTCTTGATATCACTCAAAATGAGTTTAATAGCCTCGGCTTTTTGATTAACAAAACATACACAAAGAGAGTAAATGCTGACTTTTCAACAAAGCTGAATGTGGACTTTTATTACAATATTTTTTTCAATTTGTCATCAGTAAGAAATACTACCTCAGGGACAAATACCAGGCCAGAGAGCCAGAATATAGTTTATCGTTATGGCGCATCGGAAAAAATATTCTTTAGAAAGTCAGTAGCTGATAAAGCAAAGAAAGAAGAAGTCTTTACACATCGAGGCTATGGCGATGAAATCGTGAACCTGATCGATTTCAAGGATCAAAGCAAATACAAGAAAATCTACTCTTTATATGGGGCGGCTAAGAAAATAGTGCAAAAGACGGATGATCATAGCATTAACAGCACTATTTTAACGAACGATTCAGGATCACCAATTTACACTATTAGATATTGGAATGGCAAGTATGTAAGCAGTACATACTCATCTGTTGGTGTATATGGATCGACTGAAGAAAAAGAGATGCAGCCGGGCCTAAATGGCTGTTTATATGATGGTGAAAATGGTAGTTATCTTTTAGGGCCAAGATTATACGACCCTTATACTATGCGTTTTACCACTCCGGATAGTTTGTCACCCTTTGATGGTGGCAATATAAATCCATATATATTCTGTAACAACAACCCGGTAAATAGCAATGATAGTACGGGTTACATAACCTGGGAGTCATGGCGGCGTATTGTCTATACCGGGGCAGTGATGTCTATTGCAACTGGAATTATCACACTCGGTTTCTCTATTGCAATGTCGTCAGTTTTGATGAGTGCTGTATCGATAATGCAGATCGTCGGAGGAGCAATGACAATATTTGATATAAAAAACCATGACAATTCAGGCTTGGTTGTTCATGGTATCTACACAGTTTTAGATATGGGGTTGTCTTTATTCAGTATGCATAAAATATTTAAGCTTCCATTGTCAAAAAATCTTAACCGGATTTTTGATTTAAACAGAAGTTTAAAAAAAATTCGTACTTTACCTGTTAACAAAAATAGAAAGAAACTTTCGGGGATAAACTACTTGGGGCGAGGTGTTAGTGTCTTTACCGATAGTTACAAACAGAAGCCGAGATTGAATATTTATTCCCATGGAAAAAAAACGGCTTTGATTGAAACACGAATAGACAAGTCAGGTAAAATTCGAGAGGTTGGTAGGATGAGCTCTAAAAGCTTAGACGACCTATTAAATAATAGCGGTGGAATAAAATATGATGACTATGCTTCAATACGATTGATTGCCTGTCATTCAGGAGACTCGCGTTATTTTAAGTCAGCATTAGGGTACGACATGCATCAAATAACGGGGTTGCCGGTGAAAGCTTTTCATGGAAAAGTGACTATTTTTGGCATACCACCCGAAACATTACAAAGCTATTTTGAAAGGTTTTCCAGCGATCCACACTCTCTGCATAATATTCGTAAAATGTTTTCCAGCGATTTCAAAATAGTTCATGACTCTAACTACTCCCCGAGATATTTTTCCTAA
- a CDS encoding protein YbgS: MMKKFAIVLLTAAMTLGSGAVMAASGNGSANAAADAGAIAPGAKSNLAPNRVDNSKINTESSSTPHHKKKHHGASDAQKNTQCKEAKCTSTK; the protein is encoded by the coding sequence ATGATGAAAAAATTTGCAATTGTATTGCTGACAGCAGCAATGACCTTGGGTAGCGGAGCAGTTATGGCAGCAAGCGGTAACGGTTCAGCTAATGCTGCAGCAGACGCCGGTGCGATAGCCCCTGGTGCGAAGAGTAACCTTGCGCCTAACCGAGTTGATAATAGTAAAATCAACACTGAGAGCAGCAGCACGCCTCACCATAAGAAAAAGCATCATGGTGCCAGCGACGCGCAGAAAAATACTCAGTGTAAAGAGGCTAAATGCACCAGCACTAAATAG
- a CDS encoding methylated-DNA--[protein]-cysteine S-methyltransferase produces the protein MAFSYKKMHSPTGELTLIAAENSLIAVRWENDEPSTARFYPREEDQHHMILIEAERQLGEYFDGKRQQFALPLTFIGTDFQKKVWNALIAIPFGETRSYRQIAQQIGHSAAVRAVGAANGRNPLPIFAPCHRVIGSNGKLTGFAGGLANKAFLLRLEAGQLRV, from the coding sequence GTGGCTTTCAGTTATAAAAAAATGCACTCCCCGACGGGAGAGCTCACGCTTATCGCGGCTGAAAACAGTCTTATCGCCGTGCGGTGGGAAAATGACGAGCCGTCGACCGCGCGTTTTTATCCGCGCGAGGAGGACCAGCACCACATGATCCTGATAGAGGCAGAGCGGCAGCTGGGCGAATATTTTGACGGCAAGCGCCAGCAGTTTGCGCTGCCACTGACGTTTATTGGGACGGATTTTCAAAAAAAAGTCTGGAATGCACTGATTGCCATCCCCTTTGGCGAAACACGTAGCTACAGGCAGATTGCCCAGCAAATTGGTCATTCTGCCGCGGTGCGTGCCGTTGGGGCGGCAAACGGGCGCAATCCTTTGCCCATTTTCGCACCCTGTCATCGGGTGATCGGCAGCAACGGAAAGTTAACCGGATTTGCCGGAGGGCTGGCCAATAAAGCCTTTTTACTGCGACTGGAAGCTGGACAGCTGCGGGTGTAA
- the zitB gene encoding CDF family zinc transporter ZitB translates to MAHNHSEQNANRTRLLAAFAVTAVFMLAEVAGGLLSGSLALLADAGHMLTDAAALLIALLATQFARRKPSGHHSFGLLRLTTLAAFVNAIALLGITVLIVWEALQRFWHPQPVAGSMMLIVAVGGLLANMFSFWLLHHGSGEKNLNVRAAALHVLGDLLGSVGAIVAALVILFTGWTPIDPLLSILVSVLVLRSGWRLIKESGHELLEGAPQHIDVARLKRALVLNIPEVRNVHHVHLWQVGEKPLITLHVQVIPPRDHDALLQHIHDYLHHHYQIEHATVQMEYQRCGSDHCDNEWIQSDNGSHHH, encoded by the coding sequence ATGGCTCACAATCATTCTGAGCAGAATGCTAATCGTACGCGCCTCCTGGCAGCGTTTGCCGTTACGGCCGTGTTTATGCTGGCAGAAGTGGCTGGCGGCCTGCTTTCAGGCTCACTGGCGCTGCTGGCGGATGCCGGGCATATGCTAACCGATGCCGCAGCCCTACTGATTGCACTGCTGGCAACCCAGTTCGCACGCCGCAAGCCGAGCGGTCATCATTCTTTCGGACTGCTGCGCTTAACGACGCTGGCTGCGTTTGTCAACGCTATCGCCCTGCTGGGGATCACCGTGCTGATCGTCTGGGAGGCACTGCAACGTTTCTGGCATCCACAGCCGGTCGCAGGCAGCATGATGCTGATCGTGGCGGTAGGTGGCCTGCTGGCAAATATGTTCTCTTTTTGGCTACTGCATCACGGTAGCGGCGAGAAAAATCTCAACGTTCGTGCCGCGGCGCTCCATGTACTGGGCGATCTGCTCGGTTCCGTCGGCGCTATTGTCGCCGCGCTGGTTATTCTGTTTACCGGATGGACTCCAATAGACCCGCTACTTTCCATTCTGGTGTCAGTCCTGGTATTACGAAGTGGCTGGAGGCTGATTAAAGAGAGTGGCCATGAGCTTCTGGAAGGGGCACCTCAGCACATCGACGTTGCCCGGCTAAAACGTGCGCTGGTTCTCAACATTCCTGAGGTGCGCAATGTACATCATGTGCATTTGTGGCAGGTTGGGGAAAAGCCGCTGATCACGCTTCATGTCCAGGTGATACCACCACGCGATCATGATGCCCTGTTACAGCATATTCATGATTACCTGCATCATCATTATCAGATTGAACACGCAACGGTGCAAATGGAGTATCAGCGCTGTGGATCTGACCATTGCGACAATGAGTGGATTCAGTCAGATAACGGCAGCCATCACCATTGA
- the pnuC gene encoding nicotinamide riboside transporter PnuC produces the protein MDFFSTSNILFHIPIGAGGYDLSWIEATGTIAGLLCIWLASLEKIVNYAFGLINVTLFAAIFFQIQLYASLLLQLFFFVANIYGWYAWSRQNSQHQQALNIRWLPRRQRYGWIAAIVVAIVLLTRYIDPVFAFLTRAAVMLMQSLGLNVGMPDLQPDAFPFWDSCMMVLSIAAMILMTRKYVENWLLWVAINLISVTIFARQGVYAMALEYVLLTLIALNGSWLWIKRAGQQR, from the coding sequence ATGGATTTTTTCAGCACGTCGAATATTTTGTTTCATATTCCAATCGGGGCGGGCGGATACGATCTGTCATGGATTGAGGCAACCGGAACTATCGCCGGTCTGTTGTGTATCTGGTTGGCCAGCCTTGAGAAGATCGTCAACTACGCTTTTGGCCTGATCAACGTCACGCTATTTGCCGCAATCTTTTTCCAGATCCAGCTATACGCCAGCCTGCTGCTACAGCTGTTTTTCTTTGTAGCAAACATTTATGGCTGGTACGCATGGAGCCGGCAGAACAGCCAGCACCAGCAGGCGTTAAACATTCGCTGGCTGCCCCGCAGGCAGCGATACGGCTGGATCGCCGCCATTGTGGTGGCGATTGTGCTGTTGACGCGCTATATCGACCCTGTCTTTGCTTTCCTGACGCGGGCTGCGGTGATGCTTATGCAATCACTGGGGCTAAATGTCGGCATGCCGGATCTACAGCCTGATGCTTTCCCGTTCTGGGACTCGTGCATGATGGTGCTCTCTATTGCCGCAATGATTTTGATGACGCGTAAATACGTAGAAAACTGGCTGTTGTGGGTAGCTATTAACCTCATTAGCGTGACAATCTTCGCGCGCCAGGGCGTCTACGCCATGGCGCTGGAGTATGTCCTACTGACGTTAATTGCGCTCAACGGCTCATGGCTATGGATTAAACGCGCCGGCCAACAACGTTAG
- the nadA gene encoding quinolinate synthase NadA, whose amino-acid sequence MSLMFDVDAAVYPFPAKPIRLSSDEKLAYRTKIKRLLQERDAVMVAHYYTDPDIQALAEETGGCVADSLEMARFGSQHSAATLLVAGVRFMGETAKILSPEKTILMPTLQAECSLDLGCPIDEFSRFCDAHPDRTVVVYANTSAAVKARADWVVTSSIAVELIEHLDSLGEKIIWAPDRHLGQYVQRQTSADILCWQSACIVHDEFKTQALQRMKLLYPEAAVLVHPESPQAIVDLADAVGSTSQLIQAAQTLPHRQMIVATDRGIFYKMQQACPDKELLEAPTAGEGATCRSCAHCPWMAMNGLKAIADGLEQGGSEHEILINDALREGALIPLNRMLTFAKDLKLKVRGNA is encoded by the coding sequence ATGAGCCTGATGTTCGATGTCGATGCTGCGGTCTATCCTTTCCCTGCTAAACCCATCCGCTTATCCAGCGATGAGAAACTGGCTTACCGTACGAAGATCAAACGCCTGTTGCAAGAGCGTGATGCGGTCATGGTGGCTCACTATTACACCGATCCCGACATTCAGGCATTGGCGGAGGAGACCGGCGGCTGTGTCGCTGATTCGCTTGAAATGGCACGTTTTGGCAGTCAGCATTCCGCCGCGACACTACTTGTCGCCGGAGTGCGTTTTATGGGGGAAACAGCCAAAATCCTCAGCCCCGAAAAAACAATTCTGATGCCAACGCTACAGGCGGAATGCTCTCTTGACCTCGGTTGCCCCATCGACGAATTTAGCCGGTTTTGCGATGCGCACCCCGACCGTACGGTGGTGGTATACGCAAACACCTCTGCGGCGGTGAAGGCGCGTGCTGACTGGGTGGTGACATCCAGCATTGCCGTGGAACTGATCGAGCACCTCGACAGCCTGGGCGAAAAAATTATTTGGGCGCCTGACCGCCATCTCGGCCAGTATGTTCAGCGACAAACTTCAGCTGATATCTTGTGCTGGCAGTCGGCCTGCATCGTCCACGATGAGTTTAAAACCCAGGCGCTGCAACGTATGAAGTTGCTCTACCCTGAAGCCGCCGTGCTGGTGCACCCCGAATCGCCACAGGCGATCGTCGATTTGGCCGATGCGGTAGGATCGACCAGCCAGCTGATCCAGGCAGCACAAACGTTGCCACACAGGCAGATGATAGTGGCGACCGATCGCGGGATCTTCTACAAGATGCAGCAGGCCTGCCCCGACAAAGAGCTGCTTGAAGCCCCCACCGCTGGGGAGGGGGCAACCTGTCGCAGCTGTGCCCACTGTCCCTGGATGGCGATGAACGGTCTTAAAGCCATTGCAGATGGACTGGAGCAGGGAGGCAGTGAACATGAGATTCTGATTAACGATGCGCTACGAGAAGGGGCATTGATCCCGCTCAACCGTATGCTAACCTTTGCTAAAGATCTCAAGCTTAAGGTCAGGGGCAACGCCTGA